In Dehalococcoidia bacterium, a genomic segment contains:
- the folK gene encoding 2-amino-4-hydroxy-6-hydroxymethyldihydropteridine diphosphokinase — protein MTLVYLGLGSNLGDREGYLRQGVRGLHQRAGDVIGLSPIYETAPQGYADQPRFLNMVVCLQTPLDPLALLDTCLALESAAGRTRPFPNAPRTLDIDILLYDERVFTSERLTVPHPRMAERAFVLIPLSDLAADVVHPTLGISVGALARRVGHEGVRPWSPPPLAWLGDDDQGVRREGGRRLGMPSSMG, from the coding sequence ATGACCCTGGTCTATCTAGGGTTAGGCTCTAACTTGGGCGACCGGGAGGGGTATCTGCGTCAGGGCGTGCGGGGGCTCCACCAGCGCGCAGGGGATGTGATCGGCCTTTCGCCTATCTATGAGACGGCTCCTCAGGGATACGCCGATCAGCCCCGTTTCCTAAATATGGTTGTGTGCCTTCAGACACCGTTAGACCCCCTCGCTTTGCTGGACACTTGCTTAGCCCTGGAGAGCGCCGCGGGGCGCACACGCCCCTTCCCTAATGCGCCCCGCACTCTGGATATCGATATCTTGCTGTATGACGAACGGGTGTTCACATCTGAGCGTCTTACTGTGCCCCATCCTCGGATGGCGGAGCGGGCCTTTGTGCTGATTCCCTTGTCCGACCTGGCCGCCGATGTGGTGCATCCAACGCTAGGGATATCCGTTGGGGCGCTGGCTCGGCGGGTGGGGCATGAAGGCGTGCGCCCGTGGTCGCCTCCCCCGTTAGCATGGCTGGGGGATGATGATCAGGGCGTCCGTAGGGAGGGGGGCAGAAGGTTGGGGATGCCCTCCTCAATGGGGTAA
- a CDS encoding methytransferase partner Trm112, with protein sequence MRRDLMDILVCPVCKASLSLTVELQEGEDIMTGSLWCAQCKETYPIEEGIPNLLPPSLRTP encoded by the coding sequence ATGCGGCGCGACCTGATGGACATCCTAGTGTGTCCGGTGTGTAAAGCCTCGCTCTCCCTGACTGTAGAACTCCAAGAAGGGGAGGACATCATGACAGGAAGCCTGTGGTGCGCCCAGTGCAAAGAGACTTACCCCATTGAGGAGGGCATCCCCAACCTTCTGCCCCCCTCCCTACGGACGCCCTGA
- the folP gene encoding dihydropteroate synthase, whose protein sequence is MLTHTANLGTTVIGGRPFRWGARTYIMGILNLSPESFSGDGLADVEAAVQRALAMEAEGADIIDVGGESSRPPTVYPDARPIPLEEELRRVIPVIRRLARVLQVPISIDTSKAEVARQAIAEGASLVNDVWGFTADPNMARVVAQAKVPAVLTHNQHGYEYQDLIPDIIRGLQERVQRALEAGVAREHLIVDPGWGFGKRAEQNLEVLRRLGDIRSALQRPLLIGTSRKHTIGLVLGLPVHERLEGTAATVALAIAQGADIVRVHDVKAMVRVARMADAVVRGWRRPEGG, encoded by the coding sequence ATGCTGACGCATACGGCCAACTTGGGCACCACTGTTATTGGGGGCCGTCCCTTCCGTTGGGGGGCGCGCACCTACATTATGGGTATCCTCAACCTGTCGCCCGAATCCTTTTCGGGGGACGGCCTGGCGGATGTGGAGGCGGCCGTGCAGCGGGCACTGGCCATGGAGGCGGAGGGGGCGGACATTATTGATGTGGGAGGGGAATCGTCCCGCCCGCCCACGGTATATCCCGATGCCCGTCCCATCCCCCTGGAAGAGGAGCTGCGCCGCGTGATCCCCGTCATCCGACGCCTTGCCCGGGTGCTGCAGGTGCCCATCAGCATAGATACCTCTAAAGCCGAAGTGGCCCGCCAGGCCATCGCCGAGGGCGCTTCTCTGGTGAACGATGTGTGGGGCTTCACCGCCGACCCGAACATGGCACGGGTGGTCGCTCAGGCGAAGGTGCCCGCGGTGCTCACCCACAACCAGCACGGCTACGAGTACCAAGACCTTATACCCGATATCATTCGGGGCCTGCAGGAGCGGGTGCAGAGGGCTTTGGAGGCGGGAGTGGCCAGGGAACACCTGATCGTTGACCCCGGCTGGGGCTTCGGCAAACGGGCAGAGCAGAACCTGGAGGTGCTGAGGCGTTTGGGGGACATTCGTTCTGCTCTGCAGCGCCCCCTGCTCATCGGCACCTCCCGTAAGCACACCATCGGTCTGGTGTTGGGCTTGCCCGTGCACGAGCGTTTAGAGGGCACAGCCGCCACTGTAGCCCTCGCCATTGCGCAAGGGGCTGATATCGTGCGCGTCCACGATGTCAAAGCGATGGTGCGGGTGGCGCGCATGGCCGATGCGGTGGTGCGGGGGTGGCGTCGCCCGGAGGGGGGATGA
- a CDS encoding urate hydroxylase PuuD, with protein sequence MDGREIFLLVVRWLHGLAAVAWIGGSLFAFVLLRGQGESPSTSLRQAIRHAFRQMLAPITAILALTGIVLTFERLTSPVASVPYVVVLALKVLIGLGMFVLARRWWRVAPSTQASTPVPRILAGLRGGTLLLLMGIVVYLLADLLKVLAEQALRGR encoded by the coding sequence ATGGACGGGCGGGAGATATTTCTGCTGGTGGTGCGGTGGCTCCACGGTTTGGCGGCCGTGGCGTGGATAGGGGGAAGTCTGTTTGCCTTCGTCCTCCTCCGGGGACAGGGTGAAAGCCCTTCAACGTCTTTGCGGCAGGCTATCCGCCACGCCTTCCGCCAGATGCTAGCCCCCATCACGGCTATTCTGGCCCTGACAGGAATTGTCCTGACTTTCGAGCGCCTTACTTCGCCGGTGGCCTCTGTGCCCTATGTGGTAGTGTTGGCGCTCAAGGTGTTGATAGGATTAGGGATGTTCGTCTTGGCACGTCGCTGGTGGCGGGTTGCCCCGTCCACACAAGCCTCTACACCCGTGCCCCGCATCCTTGCGGGCCTGCGGGGGGGCACCCTTCTGCTTCTGATGGGCATCGTAGTATACCTGCTAGCGGACTTGCTCAAGGTGTTGGCGGAGCAGGCTTTACGCGGCAGATGA
- a CDS encoding prolipoprotein diacylglyceryl transferase has protein sequence MVTLDALQSALWVVFAFVGYWLVDYWARREGERWGVPRRWLEWPLAIGALLGARLGHILLTRPATLLDPLSLLRLSDGMSLYGALAGGGVVLLLWGRKRPQWALALASGYGLFLPFGIALVHLPCPLYGSCGGQITTNPLGLLLPGSAVARWPSDLYEGLGSVLLGGVLLAVSARPQPAGRLAGLFLVCYAVLDAWLAPTRIGGASPAWAGPAAALGAAAVGLALLASTIFPRKETHAARPDGHPSVSGV, from the coding sequence ATGGTTACTCTAGACGCCCTGCAAAGCGCCCTCTGGGTTGTGTTCGCCTTCGTCGGCTACTGGCTAGTAGACTACTGGGCGCGGCGGGAAGGGGAACGCTGGGGGGTGCCCCGCCGCTGGCTGGAATGGCCCCTGGCCATAGGGGCCCTGCTGGGAGCCCGCTTGGGGCATATCCTCCTCACACGCCCAGCAACCCTCCTTGACCCGTTGAGCCTGCTACGCCTGTCCGATGGCATGTCGTTGTACGGTGCCCTCGCGGGGGGAGGCGTGGTCTTGCTCCTTTGGGGGCGCAAACGGCCCCAGTGGGCCTTGGCCCTCGCCTCCGGGTATGGCCTGTTCCTCCCCTTCGGCATCGCCCTTGTGCACCTCCCCTGTCCGCTTTACGGCTCCTGTGGGGGCCAAATCACCACCAACCCCTTGGGCCTACTCCTCCCAGGGAGCGCCGTTGCCCGCTGGCCGTCCGACCTTTACGAAGGACTGGGCAGTGTGCTTCTGGGAGGTGTGTTACTGGCTGTGAGCGCCCGCCCCCAGCCCGCGGGAAGGCTAGCTGGCTTGTTTCTGGTGTGCTACGCTGTTCTGGATGCATGGTTGGCGCCTACACGAATAGGGGGGGCATCCCCGGCATGGGCGGGCCCGGCTGCTGCTCTGGGGGCAGCCGCTGTGGGTTTGGCCCTGCTAGCATCTACCATCTTCCCTCGAAAGGAGACCCATGCGGCGCGACCTGATGGACATCCTAGTGTGTCCGGTGTGTAA
- a CDS encoding valine--tRNA ligase — MSEASASALPKAYNPQAVEQRIYQRWLEGGYFTPKIDPSRKPFVIIMPPPNVTGSLHMGHALTATIEDIMVRWHRMLGEPTLWLPGVDHAGIATQVVVERELAKEGLTRHQLGREAFVERVWQWVRTYRARISQQHMRLGASCDWTRERFTLDPGPSRAVRTTFVTFYHKGLIYQGERIINWCVRCATALSDLEVEHKEIQGDLVFIRYPLADGTGFITVATTRPETMLGDTAVAVHPADARYASLVGKMAVLPLLGRRLPIIADEAIDPSFGTGALKVTPAHDPVDWEIAQRHHLPAVTILNSDGTLNASAGPFQGMDRYQARRAVLEALRQQNLLEKVQPHTLALGHCQRCGTPVEPLLSRQWFVRAAPLAEPAIRVVEEGTLRIIPEHFSKVYLNWLRSIKDWCISRQLWWGHRIPVWYCADCGGQTCTLQDPSRCEKCQSPRIQQDPDVLDTWFSSGLWPHSTLGWPDDTEDLRYFYPTTVMETGYDILFFWVARMVMLGLANTGKVPFYTVYLHGLVRDPYGQKMSKTKGNVVDPIDLVDQYGCDALRFTLTAGVAPGSDQRLSPQRLEAGRNFANKIWNASRFVLSALEGASDLTGWSSPRPVHLEDRWILSRLQDTIRRVHRAMETFLFADAQQNLYDFIWDEFCDWYLELSKVRLRRGVSPSPRLILAYTLERILRLLHPFMPFITEEVWQDLRRRLPNEDGAPEMLIVAPWPQVDTALIDTHAEQALDVVKALVRTVRNARAEFRLPPRQPLEVLVVPGAHRTTLEGEREAIQALAHVHPLHLLEDGQPLPTDSQSLRTAVGPLAVAIRIGHLVDIQKEVARLRAEVEQTQHVLQRLQARLQDAEFRAKAPEEVVEREEERLRQAQARLSALHDLLAHLTAGGG; from the coding sequence ATGAGCGAGGCCAGCGCCTCTGCCCTTCCCAAGGCGTATAATCCCCAGGCTGTTGAGCAACGCATCTACCAGAGGTGGCTGGAGGGAGGCTATTTCACCCCGAAGATTGACCCCTCCCGCAAGCCCTTCGTCATCATTATGCCCCCGCCCAACGTGACGGGGAGCCTGCACATGGGCCACGCCCTCACCGCCACCATCGAGGACATTATGGTGCGCTGGCATCGCATGCTGGGAGAACCCACCCTCTGGCTCCCCGGGGTGGACCACGCGGGTATTGCCACCCAGGTGGTGGTGGAGCGGGAACTGGCCAAAGAGGGCCTCACCCGCCACCAGTTAGGGCGGGAGGCCTTCGTGGAACGGGTCTGGCAATGGGTGCGCACCTATCGCGCCCGCATCTCCCAGCAACATATGCGCCTGGGCGCCTCCTGTGATTGGACACGGGAACGCTTTACCCTGGACCCCGGCCCCAGCCGCGCCGTGCGCACCACCTTTGTTACCTTCTACCATAAGGGCCTTATCTATCAGGGGGAACGCATCATCAACTGGTGCGTGCGGTGCGCCACCGCTCTCTCCGACCTGGAGGTGGAGCATAAAGAGATACAGGGCGACCTGGTCTTCATCCGCTACCCCCTCGCAGACGGCACAGGCTTTATCACCGTGGCCACCACCCGCCCCGAAACCATGCTGGGCGACACGGCTGTGGCGGTGCACCCCGCAGACGCCCGCTACGCCTCCCTCGTCGGCAAGATGGCGGTCTTGCCCCTGCTGGGACGGCGCTTGCCCATTATCGCCGACGAGGCCATTGACCCCTCCTTCGGCACCGGGGCCTTGAAGGTTACCCCCGCCCACGACCCCGTGGACTGGGAGATCGCCCAGCGCCACCACCTGCCGGCAGTGACCATCCTGAACTCCGACGGTACCCTTAACGCCTCCGCCGGCCCCTTCCAAGGGATGGACCGCTACCAGGCCCGTCGCGCCGTGCTGGAGGCCTTGCGCCAGCAGAACCTCCTAGAGAAAGTCCAGCCCCATACCCTTGCCCTGGGGCACTGTCAACGCTGCGGCACCCCAGTGGAACCCCTCCTCTCCCGTCAGTGGTTCGTGCGCGCTGCGCCATTGGCCGAGCCGGCCATACGCGTTGTCGAGGAGGGAACCCTTCGCATTATCCCCGAGCACTTCAGCAAGGTCTACCTGAACTGGCTCCGCTCCATCAAGGACTGGTGCATCTCCCGCCAGTTGTGGTGGGGACACCGGATTCCCGTCTGGTATTGCGCCGACTGCGGGGGGCAGACCTGCACCTTGCAGGATCCCAGCCGTTGCGAAAAGTGTCAGAGCCCCCGCATCCAGCAAGACCCCGATGTGCTGGATACCTGGTTCTCCTCGGGCCTGTGGCCTCATAGCACCTTGGGCTGGCCCGATGATACCGAAGACCTGCGCTACTTCTACCCCACCACCGTTATGGAGACGGGCTACGACATTCTTTTCTTCTGGGTCGCCCGCATGGTCATGCTGGGGCTGGCCAACACGGGCAAGGTGCCCTTTTACACGGTCTACCTCCACGGCCTGGTGCGCGACCCCTATGGGCAAAAGATGTCTAAAACGAAAGGGAATGTGGTGGACCCCATTGACCTGGTGGACCAGTATGGATGCGATGCCTTGCGTTTCACCCTCACAGCGGGGGTCGCACCCGGCAGCGACCAGCGCCTAAGCCCCCAGCGCCTGGAGGCGGGGCGCAACTTCGCCAATAAGATCTGGAACGCCTCCCGCTTCGTCCTGTCGGCTTTGGAGGGGGCATCCGATCTCACCGGCTGGAGCTCTCCCCGTCCTGTCCACCTGGAAGACCGCTGGATCCTCTCCCGCCTGCAGGACACCATCCGGCGGGTGCATCGGGCGATGGAGACCTTCCTGTTCGCCGACGCCCAGCAGAACCTCTACGATTTCATCTGGGACGAGTTTTGCGACTGGTACCTAGAGCTGAGCAAGGTGCGCCTGCGCCGTGGTGTCAGTCCCTCTCCCCGCCTGATTTTGGCCTACACCCTGGAGCGCATCCTGCGCCTGCTCCACCCCTTTATGCCCTTCATCACGGAAGAAGTGTGGCAGGACCTGCGGCGCCGTCTGCCCAACGAGGACGGTGCTCCGGAGATGCTCATCGTGGCACCGTGGCCACAGGTGGATACGGCTCTCATAGACACCCACGCTGAACAAGCCCTGGATGTGGTGAAGGCTTTGGTGCGCACGGTGCGCAATGCGCGCGCCGAGTTCCGTTTGCCTCCCCGGCAACCGTTGGAGGTGCTGGTCGTCCCCGGGGCGCATCGCACCACTTTGGAAGGGGAGCGGGAGGCGATTCAAGCCTTGGCCCACGTCCACCCCCTGCACCTGCTAGAAGACGGGCAACCCTTACCGACCGACTCCCAGTCTCTGCGCACGGCCGTCGGCCCCTTGGCTGTGGCCATTCGCATCGGACACCTTGTGGATATCCAGAAGGAAGTGGCCCGCTTGCGCGCAGAAGTCGAGCAGACCCAGCACGTCCTCCAGCGCCTCCAGGCACGCCTTCAGGACGCCGAGTTCCGCGCCAAAGCCCCCGAGGAGGTGGTGGAGCGGGAGGAGGAGCGCCTCCGCCAGGCACAGGCGCGCCTATCCGCCCTACACGACCTTCTCGCTCACCTGACTGCTGGGGGCGGCTAG
- a CDS encoding exonuclease SbcCD subunit D, translated as MRLLHFSDLHIGVESYGREAREGDLAALPDYFLVPPGHDRTYYRGANTRLLDFLAAFDAVVHTAITEKVDLVVFAGDAYKSRNPDQTHQREFARRIAHLVNHDIPVLLVAGNHDLPSIAFRASALEIFPTLNIRKVTVSERAEVLTLQTRSGPLQVLTVPWIRPHLLLERQESQGKSPEALRQMAEERLTAHIHTLAQRLDPSLPAILVGHLTLSTATTSTEQSMLLGNDHVLQPSSIVLPGLDYLALGHVHRHQSWGEAPPVVYSGSLQRVDFSEEKDRKGFVVVDIDPGKPAGQRARWEFREVPARPFLTVQVEIGPDDDPTTQALSALRRTALKGAVVRLRLRMPLALGGRLDERALRQALEPAFYSVMQREYTDRHLQLSGRAIDPRASPEEALRKFLEQERLPDTVRQRALALGRQVLTDVRASDTTGP; from the coding sequence ATGCGCCTGCTCCACTTTTCGGATTTGCATATCGGGGTAGAGAGCTACGGGCGCGAGGCCCGGGAGGGGGATCTGGCCGCCCTCCCCGACTACTTTCTGGTGCCCCCGGGCCACGACCGCACCTACTATCGGGGAGCCAACACGCGCCTGCTGGACTTCCTTGCCGCTTTTGACGCCGTTGTGCACACCGCCATCACCGAGAAGGTAGACCTGGTGGTCTTCGCCGGAGACGCCTACAAGAGCCGTAACCCCGACCAGACACACCAGCGGGAGTTCGCCCGCCGTATCGCCCATCTGGTCAACCACGATATCCCTGTGTTGCTGGTGGCCGGCAACCACGACCTTCCCTCCATCGCCTTCCGCGCCTCAGCCCTGGAAATCTTCCCCACCTTGAACATCCGGAAAGTAACGGTGAGCGAACGGGCAGAGGTGCTCACCTTGCAGACCCGCTCCGGCCCCCTGCAGGTTCTCACCGTGCCCTGGATACGCCCCCACCTGCTCCTGGAGCGCCAGGAGAGCCAAGGCAAATCCCCGGAGGCCCTGCGCCAAATGGCCGAGGAGCGCCTGACGGCCCATATTCACACCCTTGCCCAGCGCCTGGACCCCTCCCTCCCTGCTATCCTGGTGGGCCACCTGACCCTCTCCACTGCCACTACCAGCACCGAGCAATCCATGCTCTTAGGCAACGACCACGTGCTCCAACCCAGTAGTATCGTCCTGCCGGGGCTGGACTACCTGGCTTTGGGGCATGTGCATCGCCACCAGTCTTGGGGCGAGGCTCCGCCTGTGGTCTACTCTGGGAGCCTGCAGCGCGTGGACTTCAGTGAAGAGAAGGATAGGAAAGGGTTCGTGGTGGTGGATATTGACCCCGGCAAGCCCGCCGGCCAACGGGCCCGCTGGGAGTTCCGCGAGGTGCCCGCCCGTCCTTTCCTGACGGTGCAGGTGGAGATAGGCCCAGACGACGACCCGACCACCCAGGCCCTCTCCGCCCTGCGGCGCACTGCCCTGAAGGGCGCGGTGGTGCGTCTACGCCTGCGGATGCCCCTCGCTTTAGGGGGGAGGCTGGACGAGCGCGCCCTGCGCCAGGCCCTGGAACCGGCCTTCTATTCCGTTATGCAGAGGGAGTATACCGACCGGCACTTACAACTGTCAGGCCGGGCCATTGACCCACGCGCCTCTCCGGAGGAGGCCCTGCGTAAGTTCTTAGAGCAGGAGCGCCTGCCCGACACTGTGCGCCAGCGGGCACTGGCTCTCGGGCGGCAGGTGCTTACCGACGTGCGGGCCTCGGATACCACAGGGCCATAG
- a CDS encoding TlpA family protein disulfide reductase has protein sequence MELGRLRLGFLLQGLAILGGLVLVVVSVVQPPTVTSSPRLGEQKVREPAPDFTLSLFDGGQFRLGNYHGQVVVINFWGSWCPPCRAEMPALQKVWETYQSQGLVLVGVNVQDTEAAARAFLREAGVTFPTGPDSDGTITTAYRVVGFPTTVFINRQGQVVRRWTGAITQERLTMLVEDLLR, from the coding sequence ATGGAGCTGGGGCGTCTTCGACTGGGGTTTCTCTTGCAGGGTCTCGCCATCCTGGGAGGCCTCGTTCTCGTAGTGGTGTCCGTTGTGCAACCGCCTACGGTTACTAGCAGCCCACGTCTGGGAGAGCAGAAGGTGCGGGAACCAGCCCCCGACTTCACCCTGTCCCTTTTTGATGGGGGCCAGTTTCGCTTGGGGAACTATCACGGGCAGGTCGTGGTGATAAACTTTTGGGGCTCCTGGTGCCCCCCGTGCCGGGCCGAGATGCCCGCTCTGCAAAAGGTGTGGGAGACCTACCAAAGCCAGGGCCTGGTGCTGGTGGGCGTGAATGTGCAGGACACCGAAGCCGCCGCCCGTGCCTTTTTGAGGGAGGCGGGCGTGACCTTCCCCACAGGTCCCGACAGCGACGGCACTATCACCACAGCCTATCGGGTGGTGGGTTTTCCAACCACCGTTTTCATTAATCGTCAAGGGCAGGTGGTGCGCCGGTGGACGGGTGCCATCACCCAGGAGCGTCTGACGATGCTGGTGGAAGATCTCCTGCGGTGA
- a CDS encoding fructose-1,6-bisphosphatase → MRITLSVIKADIGGYVGHSSIHPDLVSTAQEMLEQARRRGILVDYKVMACGDDLQLIMTHTRGEDNSEVHQLAFDVFKAGTAVAKRLKLYGAGQDILSDAFSGNIRGMGPGLAEMEMDERPSEPVIVFMADKTSAGAWNLPLYKMFADPFNTSGLVISESLHKGFSFEIQDVKAHKKIILHAPEEIYDMLMFMGAPSRYAVKRVYNRATGEIAAVSSTERLTEIAGRYVGKDDPVLVVRCQGSFPAVGEVLEPFAHPFIVEGWMRGSHHGPLMPTSFKDANPSRFDGPPRVIAAGFQLAEGKLVGPRDLFDDPAFDQARQEANLLATILRRHGPFEPHRLPLEEMEYTTMAGIMKRLGARWEPM, encoded by the coding sequence GGTCAGCACGGCCCAGGAGATGCTGGAGCAGGCGCGGCGACGGGGCATTTTGGTGGACTACAAGGTCATGGCCTGTGGGGACGACTTGCAACTCATCATGACCCACACTCGGGGCGAGGACAATTCCGAGGTGCACCAACTGGCCTTTGATGTGTTTAAGGCGGGGACGGCTGTGGCTAAGCGCTTGAAACTCTACGGGGCGGGGCAGGATATCCTTTCCGACGCCTTCTCCGGCAACATTCGGGGGATGGGGCCTGGCCTGGCGGAGATGGAGATGGACGAGCGCCCCTCCGAGCCTGTCATCGTGTTCATGGCGGATAAGACCTCTGCGGGGGCGTGGAACTTGCCCCTCTATAAGATGTTCGCCGACCCCTTCAACACCTCGGGCCTTGTGATCTCGGAAAGCCTTCACAAGGGCTTCTCCTTCGAGATACAGGATGTCAAGGCCCACAAGAAGATTATCCTCCACGCCCCCGAAGAGATTTACGACATGTTGATGTTCATGGGCGCGCCCTCCCGCTATGCCGTGAAGCGGGTCTACAACCGGGCGACGGGGGAAATCGCTGCTGTGTCCTCCACCGAGCGTCTGACGGAGATTGCGGGGCGCTATGTGGGCAAGGACGACCCTGTGCTGGTGGTGCGGTGCCAGGGGAGTTTCCCCGCAGTGGGCGAGGTGCTGGAACCCTTCGCTCACCCCTTCATTGTGGAGGGGTGGATGCGGGGGAGCCACCACGGCCCTCTGATGCCCACCTCCTTCAAGGATGCCAACCCCTCCCGCTTTGACGGCCCGCCGCGGGTCATCGCCGCCGGCTTCCAGTTGGCCGAAGGAAAACTGGTCGGCCCCCGCGACCTGTTTGACGACCCTGCTTTTGACCAGGCCCGCCAGGAGGCCAATCTGTTGGCCACCATCCTCCGCCGGCATGGCCCCTTTGAGCCCCATCGCCTCCCCCTGGAGGAGATGGAGTACACGACCATGGCGGGCATTATGAAGCGCCTGGGGGCCCGGTGGGAGCCGATGTAG
- a CDS encoding nicotinate phosphoribosyltransferase: MTFAFPLDPQVVSGDTTDVYFVRTVTVLQKAGINPIVTMEFFPQRDGILCGMKEALALLEQVLPKDKSEVWALEEGTPVARKEVALRIKAPYTLFGIYETALCGILAHCTGWATAARECVEAARGIPVVSFGARHVHPRVAAVMDYSAVVGGCVACSSIAGARLAGVVAAGTMPHAFILCVGDTVRAVELFDQHLPPDVPRIALVDTFKDEVEESLRVARALGARLQGIRLDTPVERGRVTVDLVKEVRAHLDLHGFTQVQIVVSGGLTPDRIRAFVDSKAPVNAFGVGGYITSAPPNDFTADIHEVDGKPIAKRGRIPGLTPNPRLKRVW, translated from the coding sequence ATGACATTCGCCTTTCCCCTTGACCCCCAGGTGGTGTCCGGCGACACGACCGATGTCTACTTCGTGCGCACTGTCACTGTCCTACAGAAGGCGGGCATCAACCCCATAGTAACGATGGAGTTTTTCCCCCAACGGGACGGAATTCTGTGCGGGATGAAGGAGGCCTTGGCTTTGCTGGAACAGGTGCTTCCAAAGGACAAGAGCGAGGTGTGGGCATTGGAGGAGGGGACACCCGTTGCCCGCAAAGAGGTGGCGTTGCGCATCAAGGCCCCCTATACCCTGTTCGGCATCTATGAAACGGCGCTTTGTGGCATTCTGGCCCACTGCACGGGGTGGGCCACAGCGGCGCGGGAGTGCGTGGAGGCGGCACGGGGCATCCCCGTCGTCTCCTTCGGAGCACGCCATGTGCACCCCCGCGTGGCAGCAGTGATGGACTACTCTGCTGTAGTGGGGGGGTGTGTCGCCTGCTCCTCCATTGCGGGGGCACGCCTGGCGGGGGTAGTGGCCGCCGGCACTATGCCCCACGCCTTCATCCTGTGTGTGGGTGATACGGTGCGCGCCGTGGAGTTATTTGACCAGCACCTCCCCCCCGATGTGCCCCGCATCGCTTTGGTGGACACCTTCAAAGACGAAGTAGAGGAGAGCCTGCGCGTCGCCCGCGCCCTGGGCGCTCGCCTGCAAGGCATCCGACTAGACACGCCAGTGGAGCGGGGGCGGGTAACAGTGGACTTGGTGAAGGAGGTGCGCGCCCACCTGGACCTGCACGGCTTCACCCAAGTGCAAATCGTCGTGAGCGGAGGGCTGACCCCCGACCGCATCCGCGCCTTTGTGGACAGCAAGGCTCCTGTCAACGCCTTCGGCGTGGGGGGGTACATCACCTCCGCCCCTCCCAACGACTTTACCGCCGACATCCACGAGGTGGACGGCAAGCCCATCGCTAAAAGGGGGCGTATCCCCGGGCTAACACCCAATCCCCGCCTGAAGCGGGTGTGGTAA
- a CDS encoding mandelate racemase/muconate lactonizing enzyme family protein encodes MKVAQVKTFLVHPGRGKNLLFVKVETDAEIYGWGEAYTQSDRDKTIEQHIQAMARYLVGRSPFHIKHFTQVMFMDYATRRGSLEFYCALSALEQAMWDIVGKAVGQPVYNLLGGPCRDRVRVYANGWYEGAKTPEDYARAAVATVRLGFTALKFDPFPPPWRPYISQREEDMAVETVRAVREAVGPQVDLLIEVHRRLAPMHAIRVARRLEEFQPFWYEEPVDSENLDALAEVRRHISLPVVTGEALYSKWDFREVLEKRCADIINPDVCNCGGILELKEIAAMAEPNFVVVSPHNYNSTTVGLAATLHVAAVIPNFLITEYFVNFTEVGEAIARVPLRVESSYIRLPTTPGLGIDLNEEALTRYGYKPFPARPIRHYHQEGP; translated from the coding sequence ATGAAGGTTGCCCAAGTGAAGACCTTTTTGGTGCACCCGGGGCGCGGCAAGAACCTCTTGTTCGTCAAGGTGGAGACCGATGCAGAAATTTACGGCTGGGGGGAGGCTTATACCCAATCGGACCGCGACAAGACTATCGAGCAACACATTCAGGCTATGGCTCGTTACTTGGTGGGCCGTAGCCCTTTCCATATCAAGCACTTCACCCAGGTGATGTTTATGGACTATGCCACACGGCGCGGCTCATTGGAGTTTTACTGTGCTTTGAGTGCATTGGAGCAGGCCATGTGGGACATCGTGGGCAAAGCGGTGGGCCAGCCCGTCTATAACCTGCTGGGCGGGCCGTGTCGGGACAGGGTGCGCGTTTATGCCAACGGCTGGTATGAGGGGGCCAAAACGCCCGAGGACTATGCCCGGGCGGCGGTGGCCACGGTGCGCCTGGGCTTTACCGCTCTGAAGTTCGACCCCTTCCCCCCTCCTTGGCGTCCCTACATCTCCCAACGGGAGGAGGACATGGCGGTGGAGACGGTGCGGGCAGTGCGGGAAGCCGTTGGTCCTCAGGTAGACCTGCTCATTGAAGTGCATCGGCGTCTGGCCCCCATGCACGCCATACGGGTGGCGCGCCGTTTAGAGGAGTTCCAGCCCTTCTGGTATGAGGAGCCCGTGGACTCGGAGAACCTGGACGCCTTGGCCGAGGTGCGTCGGCACATCTCTTTGCCGGTGGTTACGGGCGAGGCCCTCTATAGCAAGTGGGATTTCCGCGAGGTTTTGGAGAAGCGCTGTGCCGACATCATCAACCCCGATGTGTGCAACTGCGGGGGCATCTTGGAACTGAAGGAAATTGCTGCGATGGCGGAGCCCAACTTTGTGGTGGTCTCCCCCCATAACTACAACAGCACTACGGTGGGGCTGGCTGCCACCCTGCACGTAGCGGCCGTTATCCCGAACTTTCTCATCACAGAATACTTCGTCAACTTCACCGAAGTGGGGGAGGCCATTGCGCGCGTGCCCTTGCGTGTGGAGAGCAGTTACATCCGCCTCCCCACCACGCCTGGGTTGGGGATAGATCTGAACGAAGAGGCCCTGACTCGCTACGGGTACAAGCCCTTCCCAGCCCGCCCGATTCGCCACTATCACCAGGAAGGCCCCTAG